From Cellulosimicrobium sp. ES-005, one genomic window encodes:
- a CDS encoding FAD-binding protein has protein sequence MSALRVERADVVVVGGGGAGLSAALAIAEAAGQDDRRSPVVALVSKVYPMRSHTVAAEGGAAGVVGDDDSLEQHVADTLAGGAGLCEEESVRFVVERAAGELYRLERWGLPWSRTDGGDVAVRRFGGMSRARTWFAADKTGFHLLHTLFQTSLRYSGADGPVRRYDEHHVLDLVVDDPGGPDARVRGVVVHDQHRGEPLLLEAPAVVLATGGSARAWGTSTNAGICTGDGTAMALRAGVPLRDMEFLQFHPTGLPGSGILLTEAARGEGGVLLDADGRRYLADYGLGPETPVGAPVPRTMELGPRDRLSQAFWHADRDGRTIPTPDGGVVLLDLRHLGKERLAERLPLVTGLARQFAGVDPATEPVPVRPTAHYTMGGIRTDARGTTAVAGLFAAGECASTGLHGANRLGSNSLVETLVVGRAAGEAALVWARSVGHPGADGGAAGAGAGVGPASADGAVVDRAAEIADGYLAMRGRGTEPPAAIRAELGRVLDADAGIYRDADGLRRALAAVEDLRARYADVRVADTSAVLNTDWATTVELGATLLVAHVTIAAALAREESRGAHQRLDFPEREPVAHHSETRLGVDGTLEVEHVPVGAVAEPHPVGAEHDMMAGKSPTTTSMSFSADEGAGL, from the coding sequence GTGAGTGCCCTGCGGGTCGAGCGCGCCGACGTCGTCGTCGTGGGTGGCGGTGGCGCAGGTCTCAGTGCCGCGCTCGCGATTGCGGAGGCCGCGGGCCAGGACGACCGCCGCTCGCCCGTCGTCGCGCTCGTCTCGAAGGTCTACCCGATGCGCTCGCACACCGTCGCCGCGGAGGGCGGGGCCGCGGGCGTCGTGGGCGACGACGACTCGCTCGAGCAGCACGTCGCCGACACCCTCGCCGGCGGCGCGGGGCTGTGCGAGGAGGAGTCCGTCCGGTTCGTCGTGGAGCGCGCGGCGGGCGAGCTGTACCGCCTGGAGCGCTGGGGCCTGCCGTGGTCGCGCACGGACGGCGGCGACGTGGCCGTGCGCCGGTTCGGCGGCATGAGCCGGGCGCGCACATGGTTTGCTGCCGACAAGACCGGCTTCCACCTGCTGCACACCCTGTTCCAGACGTCGCTGCGCTACTCGGGCGCGGACGGCCCGGTCCGCCGGTACGACGAGCACCACGTGCTCGACCTCGTGGTCGACGACCCGGGCGGGCCGGACGCGCGGGTGCGTGGCGTCGTCGTGCACGACCAGCACCGCGGCGAGCCGCTGCTCCTGGAGGCGCCCGCGGTGGTCCTCGCGACGGGCGGCTCGGCGCGTGCGTGGGGGACCAGCACGAACGCGGGCATCTGCACGGGCGACGGCACCGCGATGGCGCTGCGGGCGGGCGTGCCGCTGCGCGACATGGAGTTCCTCCAGTTCCACCCGACCGGGCTGCCGGGCAGCGGCATCCTGCTCACGGAGGCCGCCCGCGGCGAGGGCGGCGTGCTGCTCGACGCCGACGGCCGCCGCTACCTCGCCGACTACGGGCTCGGCCCGGAGACGCCCGTCGGGGCGCCGGTGCCGCGCACCATGGAGCTCGGGCCGCGCGACCGGCTCTCGCAGGCGTTCTGGCACGCCGACCGCGACGGCCGCACCATCCCGACGCCCGACGGCGGCGTCGTCCTGCTCGACCTGCGCCACCTGGGCAAGGAGCGCCTCGCCGAGCGGCTGCCGCTCGTGACCGGCCTCGCCCGGCAGTTCGCGGGCGTCGACCCGGCGACCGAGCCCGTCCCCGTCCGCCCGACGGCGCACTACACGATGGGCGGCATCCGCACCGACGCGCGCGGCACGACCGCCGTCGCCGGGCTGTTCGCCGCGGGGGAGTGCGCGTCCACGGGTCTGCACGGCGCCAACCGGCTCGGGTCCAACTCGCTCGTCGAGACCCTCGTCGTCGGGCGCGCGGCGGGCGAGGCGGCGCTCGTGTGGGCGCGGTCGGTCGGGCACCCGGGGGCCGACGGCGGCGCGGCGGGTGCCGGGGCCGGCGTCGGTCCGGCGTCGGCGGACGGGGCGGTGGTCGACCGCGCCGCCGAGATCGCCGACGGCTACCTCGCGATGCGGGGCCGCGGGACCGAGCCGCCCGCCGCGATCCGGGCCGAGCTCGGCCGCGTCCTCGACGCCGACGCCGGGATCTACCGTGACGCCGACGGGCTGCGGCGGGCGCTCGCGGCGGTCGAGGACCTGCGCGCCCGGTACGCCGACGTGCGCGTCGCCGACACCAGCGCCGTCCTCAACACCGACTGGGCGACGACCGTCGAGCTCGGCGCGACCCTGCTCGTCGCGCACGTGACCATCGCCGCCGCGCTCGCGCGCGAGGAGTCCCGCGGCGCCCACCAGCGCCTCGACTTCCCGGAGCGCGAGCCGGTGGCACACCACTCGGAGACCCGGCTGGGCGTGGACGGCACGCTGGAGGTAGAGCACGTCCCCGTGGGTGCGGTCGCCGAGCCCCACCCCGTGGGCGCCGAACACGACATGATGGCCGGAAAGAGCCCGACAACGACCTCTATGTCGTTCTCGGCGGACGAGGGGGCGGGGTTGTGA
- a CDS encoding 2Fe-2S iron-sulfur cluster-binding protein — translation MSEAESPVEGRRVRLEVARTSPDGADTGRRDVFDVPYDDRTSVLDALQWVKDHADPTLTFRWSCKMAVCGSCGVMVNGRPVLGCETFVRGYRTSGLVVEPLAHAEVLRDLVVDTDTFLGKLAAVQPWLVPDGATRLPLVDPPSTGAGAEAGAGAGTEVEVGEDVDGSRTPDGGDVLRAVGPASGHRQTPGELAAFKGFAECIDCMLCYAACPQLDVAPDFLGPAIVATARRWDEDSRDAGELDRADVLDTEFGAWPCIQVGACTQVCPKGVDPARALRDAQRVATDTWDVRERRRAT, via the coding sequence GTGAGCGAGGCAGAGTCGCCGGTCGAGGGGCGCAGGGTGCGTCTGGAGGTCGCGCGGACGTCGCCCGACGGCGCGGACACCGGGCGGCGGGACGTGTTCGACGTGCCCTACGACGACCGCACGTCCGTGCTCGATGCGCTCCAGTGGGTCAAGGACCACGCCGACCCCACGCTGACGTTCCGGTGGTCGTGCAAGATGGCCGTCTGCGGGAGCTGCGGCGTCATGGTCAACGGACGCCCGGTGCTCGGGTGCGAGACGTTCGTGCGCGGCTACCGCACGTCCGGCCTCGTCGTCGAGCCGCTCGCGCACGCCGAGGTGCTGCGCGACCTCGTCGTCGACACCGACACGTTCCTTGGCAAGCTCGCCGCCGTGCAGCCCTGGCTCGTGCCCGACGGCGCCACGCGCCTCCCGCTCGTCGACCCGCCCTCGACCGGAGCCGGAGCCGAGGCCGGGGCCGGGGCCGGCACCGAGGTCGAGGTGGGCGAGGACGTCGACGGCTCGCGGACGCCGGACGGCGGCGACGTGCTGCGGGCGGTCGGGCCGGCGTCGGGCCACCGGCAGACGCCGGGCGAGCTCGCCGCGTTCAAGGGCTTCGCCGAGTGCATCGACTGCATGCTCTGCTACGCCGCGTGCCCGCAGCTCGACGTCGCGCCCGACTTCCTCGGCCCGGCCATCGTCGCGACGGCACGCCGCTGGGACGAGGACTCCCGCGACGCGGGCGAGCTCGACCGCGCCGACGTCCTCGATACCGAGTTCGGCGCCTGGCCGTGCATCCAGGTCGGCGCGTGCACCCAGGTCTGCCCCAAGGGCGTCGACCCCGCCCGCGCGCTCCGCGACGCCCAGCGCGTCGCGACGGACACGTGGGACGTCCGGGAGCGCCGTCGGGCGACCTAA
- the pgm gene encoding phosphoglucomutase (alpha-D-glucose-1,6-bisphosphate-dependent) has product MDPRAGTPAQPSDLIDVDAVVGAYYDLSPDVDNPAQKVVFGTSGHRGSSLDHAFNEAHIIAITAAIVEYRRSQGTDGPLFIGRDTHALSLPAWQTALEVLVAAGVQTYVDARDSFTPTPAVSQSILLHNEATTVDGVRTTGPGLADGIVVTPSHNPPRDGGFKYNPPHGGPAGSEATGWIADRANEILRTGVGSVPRVPLTQALTSEHVHKHDFLTTYVDDLANVLDLDVIRDSGVRIGADPLGGASVEYWGEIGERYGLDLTVVNPQVDPRWAFMTLDWDGKIRMDCSSPYAMASLVAGMTGDSGDAEGGAPFDVATGNDADSDRHGIVTPDAGLMNPNHYLAVAIQYLYGGAREGWRDDAAIGKTLVSSALIDRVAGGLGRRLVEVPVGFKWFVPGLLDGTVGFGGEESAGASFLRKDGRVWSTDKDGLLLALLASEIIATTGRTPSEHHRDLVERYGESWYARVDAPATLEEKATLGKLSPEQVTATELAGEPITAKLTNAPGNDAPIGGLKVTTENAWFAARPSGTENVYKIYAESFVSAEHLTQVQAEAKDVVSAALGS; this is encoded by the coding sequence ATGGATCCCCGCGCCGGCACGCCCGCCCAGCCCAGCGACCTCATCGACGTCGACGCCGTGGTCGGCGCCTACTACGACCTCAGCCCCGACGTCGACAACCCCGCCCAGAAGGTCGTGTTCGGCACGTCGGGCCACCGCGGGTCGAGCCTGGACCACGCGTTCAACGAGGCGCACATCATCGCGATCACGGCCGCGATCGTCGAGTACCGGCGCTCGCAGGGCACGGATGGCCCGCTCTTCATCGGTCGTGACACGCACGCGCTGTCGCTCCCGGCGTGGCAGACCGCGCTCGAGGTCCTCGTCGCCGCGGGCGTCCAGACCTACGTCGACGCGCGCGACTCGTTCACCCCGACGCCCGCCGTCTCGCAGTCGATCCTCCTGCACAACGAGGCGACGACGGTCGACGGCGTCCGCACCACCGGGCCAGGGCTGGCGGACGGGATCGTCGTGACGCCGTCGCACAACCCCCCGCGCGACGGCGGCTTCAAGTACAACCCGCCGCACGGCGGCCCCGCCGGGTCCGAGGCGACCGGCTGGATCGCGGACCGCGCGAACGAGATCCTGCGCACCGGCGTCGGCAGCGTGCCGCGCGTGCCGCTGACCCAGGCGCTCACGTCCGAGCACGTGCACAAGCACGACTTCCTCACCACGTACGTCGACGACCTGGCGAACGTCCTCGACCTCGACGTGATCCGCGACTCCGGCGTGCGGATCGGCGCCGACCCGCTGGGCGGCGCGTCGGTCGAGTACTGGGGCGAGATCGGCGAGCGCTACGGGCTCGACCTCACGGTCGTCAACCCGCAGGTCGACCCGCGCTGGGCGTTCATGACACTCGACTGGGACGGCAAGATCCGCATGGACTGCTCGTCGCCGTACGCGATGGCGTCGCTCGTCGCGGGGATGACCGGCGACTCCGGCGACGCCGAGGGCGGCGCGCCGTTCGACGTCGCGACCGGGAACGACGCCGACTCCGACCGTCACGGGATCGTCACGCCCGACGCCGGGCTCATGAACCCCAACCACTACCTCGCCGTCGCGATCCAGTACCTCTACGGCGGCGCGCGCGAGGGCTGGCGCGACGACGCCGCGATCGGCAAGACGCTCGTGTCGTCCGCGCTCATCGACCGGGTCGCGGGCGGGCTCGGGCGGCGCCTCGTCGAGGTGCCGGTCGGGTTCAAGTGGTTCGTGCCCGGCCTGCTCGACGGGACCGTCGGGTTCGGCGGCGAGGAGTCCGCCGGGGCGTCGTTCCTCCGCAAGGACGGTCGCGTCTGGTCGACCGACAAGGACGGCCTCCTCCTCGCGCTGCTCGCGTCGGAGATCATCGCGACCACGGGCCGCACGCCGTCCGAGCACCACCGCGACCTCGTCGAGCGCTACGGCGAGTCCTGGTACGCGCGCGTCGACGCGCCCGCCACGCTCGAGGAGAAGGCGACGCTCGGCAAGCTCTCGCCCGAGCAGGTCACCGCGACCGAGCTCGCGGGCGAGCCGATCACCGCGAAGCTCACCAACGCGCCCGGCAACGACGCCCCGATCGGCGGGCTCAAGGTCACGACCGAGAACGCGTGGTTCGCGGCCCGGCCGTCGGGCACGGAGAACGTCTACAAGATCTACGCCGAGTCGTTCGTCTCCGCCGAGCACCTGACCCAGGTCCAGGCCGAGGCGAAGGACGTCGTCTCCGCCGCCCTCGGGAGCTGA
- a CDS encoding TetR/AcrR family transcriptional regulator, which yields MTTDRTDERDGDLAPSGTPPTSPATPEPEEPERPRGVVAAADAGVASAVQAAEHARAQFTEVVRTPEITRRLALLWDPPAPATRGRKPRLTLDDVVKAGTAVAQEGGLDALSMRRVATELGVGAMSLYTYVPGRTELVDLMIDHAYAELDLPAAGAPWRPALAQYAHELWNLYLRHPWILQTNMWRAPLAPHVLDAQEAGLRTIVDTGLSELQVVDTLGLVDNYVQGLARATIAERTERDATGVGNDEYWTTLGSFWEDWFDVERYPVMTRVYVAGGFDAPQGPFDASLDRLLDAVEMAIDRANAGPAG from the coding sequence GTGACGACCGACCGCACCGACGAGCGCGACGGCGACCTCGCGCCGTCGGGCACCCCGCCGACCTCGCCCGCGACCCCGGAGCCGGAGGAGCCGGAGCGCCCGCGCGGAGTCGTCGCGGCCGCGGACGCCGGGGTCGCCTCCGCCGTGCAGGCCGCGGAGCACGCACGGGCCCAGTTCACCGAGGTCGTCCGGACGCCCGAGATCACGCGCCGCCTCGCGCTCCTGTGGGACCCGCCCGCGCCCGCGACGCGTGGGCGCAAGCCGCGCCTCACGCTCGACGACGTCGTGAAGGCCGGGACCGCCGTCGCGCAGGAGGGCGGGCTCGACGCGCTGTCCATGCGACGCGTCGCGACCGAGCTCGGGGTCGGCGCGATGTCGCTGTACACCTACGTGCCGGGTCGCACCGAGCTCGTCGACCTCATGATCGACCACGCGTACGCCGAGCTCGACCTGCCGGCGGCGGGCGCTCCGTGGCGGCCCGCGCTGGCGCAGTACGCGCACGAGCTGTGGAACCTGTACCTGCGCCACCCCTGGATCCTGCAGACCAACATGTGGCGCGCCCCGCTCGCGCCGCACGTGCTCGACGCCCAGGAGGCGGGCCTGCGCACGATCGTCGACACCGGCCTCTCCGAGCTCCAGGTCGTCGACACGCTCGGCCTCGTCGACAACTACGTCCAGGGCCTCGCGCGCGCCACGATCGCCGAGCGCACCGAGCGCGACGCGACCGGCGTCGGCAACGACGAGTACTGGACGACGCTCGGCAGCTTCTGGGAGGACTGGTTCGACGTCGAGCGCTACCCCGTCATGACCCGCGTCTACGTCGCGGGCGGGTTCGACGCCCCGCAGGGCCCCTTCGACGCGAGCCTCGACCGTCTCCTCGACGCCGTCGAGATGGCGATCGACCGCGCGAACGCCGGACCTGCCGGGTAG
- a CDS encoding ATP-binding cassette domain-containing protein: MIRARGLTKTFHRKKETVEAVKGIDVDVREGELVAFLGPNGAGKSTTLRMLTSLLEPTAGTAEVAGYDVARDPARVRSRIGFIGQGNGGGYSYRVLDELHNQGRFYGLPPAEYARRAADLLAALDLGGLEKRTVQSLSGGQRRRLDVALGLMNHPPLLFLDEPTTGLDPHARANLWEHIAAMRERYGMTIVLTTHYLDEADSMAERVVVIDHGEIIADATPDALKHSHADDVITLAVVPAAGGSSVPGEGPVAVPDVVGRVRASLAEDVGQVETTSGADGVVSVRISTTHGADRLPEAIEALRVGGLAVRSAELRQASLDDVFLNLTGRSLREEAA, encoded by the coding sequence GTGATCCGAGCCCGTGGCCTGACCAAGACCTTCCACCGCAAGAAAGAGACCGTCGAAGCCGTCAAGGGCATCGACGTCGACGTCCGGGAGGGCGAGCTCGTCGCCTTCCTCGGTCCCAACGGGGCCGGTAAGTCCACGACCCTGAGGATGCTGACGAGCCTCCTCGAACCGACCGCCGGGACCGCCGAGGTCGCCGGCTACGACGTCGCCCGCGACCCGGCCCGGGTCCGCTCCCGCATCGGCTTCATCGGCCAGGGCAACGGCGGCGGCTACTCCTACCGGGTGCTCGACGAGCTCCACAACCAGGGCCGCTTCTACGGTCTGCCTCCCGCCGAGTACGCGCGTCGCGCCGCCGACCTGCTCGCCGCGCTCGACCTCGGCGGGCTCGAGAAGCGGACGGTCCAGTCGCTCTCCGGCGGGCAGCGGCGTCGGCTCGACGTCGCGCTCGGGCTCATGAACCACCCGCCGCTGCTGTTCCTCGACGAGCCGACGACGGGCCTCGACCCCCACGCCCGCGCCAACCTGTGGGAGCACATCGCCGCGATGCGCGAGCGCTACGGCATGACGATCGTCCTCACCACGCACTACCTCGACGAGGCCGACAGCATGGCCGAGCGCGTCGTCGTCATCGACCACGGCGAGATCATCGCCGACGCCACGCCGGACGCGCTCAAGCACAGCCACGCCGACGACGTCATCACGCTCGCGGTGGTCCCCGCGGCCGGCGGGAGCAGCGTCCCCGGCGAAGGGCCGGTCGCGGTGCCCGACGTCGTCGGCCGCGTCCGCGCGTCGCTCGCCGAGGACGTGGGCCAGGTCGAGACCACGAGCGGCGCCGACGGCGTCGTGTCCGTCCGGATCTCCACGACCCACGGCGCCGACCGGCTGCCCGAGGCCATCGAGGCGCTGCGCGTCGGCGGCCTGGCCGTCCGCTCGGCCGAGCTCAGGCAGGCGAGCCTCGACGACGTGTTCCTCAACCTCACCGGGCGCAGCCTGCGAGAGGAGGCCGCATGA
- a CDS encoding ABC transporter permease: MRTGAAKFLADTWAVFTREILLVLRDPFTLIFSLLQPLIFLGLFGPLLTGAVGGFGGGAPGGGGSTAETLQWFVPGVIVMISLFGTSMSGSNLLYEMMTGSYERVLATPLDRSAILVGRSLKEFAPLVVQGLLIALVCVPFGFTLYPLHLLVGLLLLGLFGIGVGALSIALALAAKNREWLFWGVQQSLLFPLLILSGMMLPLEAGPAWMRTAALFNPLTYIVDAERALLAGRFADPDVLWGFVAAAVTCVVGLWIGIRRTRKTV, translated from the coding sequence ATGCGGACCGGGGCCGCGAAGTTCCTCGCCGACACCTGGGCCGTCTTCACGCGCGAGATCCTGCTCGTCCTGCGCGATCCCTTCACGCTGATCTTCTCGCTGCTCCAGCCGCTGATCTTCCTCGGCCTGTTCGGCCCGCTGCTCACGGGCGCGGTCGGCGGGTTCGGGGGTGGAGCGCCCGGCGGCGGCGGGTCGACGGCGGAGACGCTGCAGTGGTTCGTGCCCGGCGTGATCGTCATGATCTCGCTGTTCGGCACCTCCATGAGCGGGTCGAACCTGCTGTACGAGATGATGACCGGCTCCTACGAGCGCGTCCTCGCGACGCCGCTCGACCGGTCCGCGATCCTCGTCGGCCGCTCGCTCAAGGAGTTCGCGCCGCTCGTCGTGCAGGGCCTGCTCATCGCGCTCGTCTGCGTCCCGTTCGGGTTCACGCTCTACCCGCTGCACCTGCTCGTCGGGCTGCTGCTGCTCGGGCTGTTCGGCATCGGCGTGGGCGCGCTGTCGATCGCGCTCGCGCTCGCCGCGAAGAACCGCGAGTGGCTGTTCTGGGGCGTCCAGCAGTCGTTGCTCTTCCCGCTGCTCATCCTCTCCGGGATGATGCTGCCGCTCGAGGCCGGCCCGGCGTGGATGCGCACGGCGGCGCTGTTCAACCCGCTGACGTACATCGTCGACGCGGAGCGCGCGCTGCTCGCCGGGAGGTTCGCGGACCCGGACGTGCTGTGGGGCTTCGTCGCCGCGGCGGTGACGTGCGTCGTCGGCCTCTGGATCGGCATCCGCCGCACCCGCAAGACGGTCTGA
- a CDS encoding cytochrome P450, translated as MSDTRTAQGTRDRAGRVVVRRHAEVVAAAQDPVLFSSAASAHLQVPNGLDGAEHARARRLLDPFFAPDELAWLAPVLDDLAAGLVDDVAGGPFDAVELGARYAVRAQSAWLGWPADLEAELLDWVAENRAATRSGDRAWTGRVAARFDRIVRGLLDARRAGATVGPAPTGPERDPATGPDVTARLLAQHDDGRPAWTDEELVSILRNWTGGDLSSLALCAGVVVHWLTEHPEHQRHLRDAPDAALDAAVDEILRLDDPFVSNRRVATRDTVVAGCPVAAGEQVVLDWRAANRDPEAFDDPAAYDPEGHADRNLVYGTGPHACPGRLLATLELRVLVRRLLRAGTVVHDDARPAERETAPVAGFRTVPVRVVTAP; from the coding sequence GTGAGCGACACCCGGACGGCGCAGGGGACGCGGGACCGCGCGGGGAGGGTGGTCGTGCGGCGGCACGCCGAGGTCGTCGCGGCGGCGCAGGACCCCGTCCTCTTCTCCAGCGCGGCGTCGGCCCACCTGCAGGTGCCCAACGGGCTCGACGGCGCGGAGCACGCGCGGGCGCGCCGGCTCCTCGACCCGTTCTTCGCCCCGGACGAGCTCGCGTGGCTCGCCCCGGTGCTCGACGACCTCGCCGCCGGGCTGGTCGACGACGTCGCGGGCGGCCCGTTCGACGCCGTCGAGCTCGGCGCCCGCTACGCCGTGCGCGCCCAGTCGGCGTGGCTCGGCTGGCCCGCCGACCTCGAGGCCGAGCTGCTCGACTGGGTCGCGGAGAACCGTGCCGCGACCCGCTCCGGCGACCGCGCCTGGACGGGTCGTGTCGCCGCGCGCTTCGACCGCATCGTCCGCGGCCTGCTCGACGCGCGCCGCGCCGGCGCGACGGTCGGACCGGCACCGACCGGCCCGGAGCGCGACCCCGCGACCGGTCCCGACGTCACCGCCCGGCTGCTCGCCCAGCACGACGACGGCCGCCCGGCCTGGACGGACGAGGAGCTCGTCTCGATCCTGCGCAACTGGACCGGGGGAGACCTGTCCTCGCTCGCCCTGTGCGCGGGCGTCGTCGTGCACTGGCTGACCGAGCACCCCGAGCACCAGCGCCACCTGCGCGACGCCCCGGACGCCGCGCTCGACGCGGCGGTCGACGAGATCCTGCGCCTCGACGACCCGTTCGTGTCCAACCGGCGCGTCGCGACGCGCGACACCGTCGTGGCCGGGTGCCCCGTCGCCGCGGGCGAGCAGGTCGTGCTCGACTGGCGCGCGGCCAACCGCGACCCGGAGGCGTTCGACGACCCGGCCGCGTACGACCCGGAGGGCCACGCCGACCGCAACCTCGTCTACGGGACGGGTCCGCACGCGTGCCCGGGCCGCCTGCTCGCGACGCTCGAGCTGCGCGTCCTCGTCCGCCGCCTCCTGCGCGCGGGCACGGTCGTGCACGACGACGCGCGGCCGGCCGAGCGCGAGACCGCGCCCGTCGCGGGCTTCCGCACCGTCCCGGTGCGCGTCGTCACCGCCCCCTGA
- the nrdD gene encoding anaerobic ribonucleoside-triphosphate reductase: MSTIELDQAAPTVGTTTLEVLKRDGRRRPFDDGRIRAAVTKAFAEVHGDLTAAHRSRVDEVVDRVDAEIAARFVGTVKIYEIQGVVEHVLLGSHEYDVARAYIDYRVQRDFARSRATDLNHSIVRLLDKDSTVVNENANKDSEVFNTQRDLTAGTVGKAIGLRMLPPHVANAHQKGDLHYHDLDYHPYAPMTNCCLIDFRSMLSSGFRIGNAQVEPPRSIQTATAQISQIIANVSSSQYGGCSVNRIDELLAPYAERNLEKHLADARRWIADESAHEEYAREKTRKDIYDAMQSLEYEINTLFTSNGQTPFTSVGFGLGTGWLEREIQRAILQIRIRGLGSEGRTAIFPKLIFTLRRGVNLDPGDPNHDLKQLAVECATKRMYPDVLSYDKIVELTGSFKVPMGCRSFLQGWQDEHGRDVSEGRMNLGVVTLNLPRIALEAAGDLDTFWRLLDERLETVHDALVFRIERCKEATPGNAPILYVHGAFGERLAPDDDVDRLFRDGRATVSLGYIGLYEVAAAFYGGAWEHDPRAKELTLDVLRSLHAHAAGWTARLGYRISVYATPSESLTDRFCRLDRERFGAVPDITDKDYYTNSFHYDVRKSPTPFEKLDFEAEYARYTSGGFIHYCEYPVLQQNPKALEAVWDYAYDRVGYLGTNTPIDRCYACGFTGDFDPTARGFACPSCGNADPRTCDVVKRTCGYLGNPQQRPMVHGRHAEISARVKHLAGPPSSTADDGAPTAPGRAAPSGTA; this comes from the coding sequence ATGAGCACCATCGAGCTCGACCAGGCAGCACCGACCGTCGGCACCACCACGTTGGAGGTCCTCAAGCGCGACGGCCGTCGGCGGCCGTTCGACGACGGCCGCATCCGCGCCGCCGTGACGAAGGCCTTCGCGGAGGTGCACGGCGACCTCACGGCCGCGCACCGGAGCCGTGTCGACGAGGTCGTGGACCGCGTCGACGCGGAGATCGCCGCGCGGTTCGTCGGCACGGTGAAGATCTACGAGATCCAGGGCGTCGTCGAGCACGTGCTGCTCGGGTCGCACGAGTACGACGTCGCGCGCGCCTACATCGACTACCGCGTGCAGCGCGACTTCGCGCGCAGCCGCGCGACGGACCTCAACCACTCGATCGTGCGGCTGCTGGACAAGGACTCCACGGTCGTCAACGAGAACGCCAACAAGGACAGCGAGGTCTTCAACACCCAGCGCGACCTCACGGCCGGGACCGTGGGCAAGGCGATCGGGCTGCGGATGCTGCCGCCGCACGTCGCGAACGCGCACCAGAAGGGCGACCTGCACTACCACGACCTCGACTACCACCCCTACGCGCCCATGACGAACTGCTGCCTCATCGACTTCCGGTCGATGCTGTCGAGCGGCTTCCGGATCGGGAACGCGCAGGTGGAGCCGCCCCGCTCGATCCAGACCGCGACGGCGCAGATCAGCCAGATCATCGCGAACGTGTCCTCCAGCCAGTACGGCGGGTGCTCGGTCAACCGCATCGACGAGCTCCTCGCTCCCTACGCCGAGCGCAACCTGGAGAAGCACCTCGCGGACGCGCGCCGGTGGATCGCCGACGAGTCCGCGCACGAGGAGTACGCGCGCGAGAAGACGCGCAAGGACATCTACGACGCGATGCAGTCGCTGGAGTACGAGATCAACACCCTGTTCACGTCGAACGGGCAGACGCCGTTCACGTCGGTCGGGTTCGGGCTCGGCACGGGCTGGCTGGAGCGCGAGATCCAGCGCGCGATCCTCCAGATCCGGATCCGCGGCCTCGGGAGCGAGGGCCGCACCGCGATCTTCCCCAAGCTCATCTTCACGCTGCGCCGCGGCGTGAACCTCGACCCCGGCGACCCCAACCACGACCTCAAGCAGCTCGCGGTCGAGTGCGCGACGAAGCGCATGTACCCGGACGTGCTGTCGTACGACAAGATCGTCGAGCTCACCGGGTCGTTCAAGGTGCCCATGGGGTGCCGGTCGTTCCTCCAGGGCTGGCAGGACGAGCACGGCCGGGACGTCTCCGAGGGGCGCATGAACCTCGGCGTCGTGACGCTCAACCTGCCGCGCATCGCGCTCGAGGCGGCGGGCGACCTCGACACGTTCTGGCGACTGCTCGACGAGCGCCTGGAGACCGTGCACGACGCGCTCGTCTTCCGCATCGAGCGCTGCAAGGAGGCGACGCCGGGCAACGCGCCGATCCTCTACGTCCACGGGGCCTTCGGGGAGCGCCTCGCACCGGACGACGACGTCGACCGGCTCTTCCGCGACGGCCGCGCCACGGTGTCGCTCGGGTACATCGGGCTGTACGAGGTGGCCGCCGCGTTCTACGGCGGCGCCTGGGAGCACGACCCGCGGGCCAAGGAGCTGACGCTCGACGTGCTGCGGTCCCTGCACGCGCACGCCGCCGGGTGGACGGCGCGGCTCGGCTACCGGATCAGCGTCTACGCGACGCCGAGCGAGAGCCTCACCGACCGGTTCTGCCGCCTCGACCGGGAGCGGTTCGGCGCGGTGCCCGACATCACCGACAAGGACTACTACACGAACAGCTTCCACTACGACGTCCGCAAGAGCCCGACGCCGTTCGAGAAGCTCGACTTCGAGGCCGAGTACGCGCGGTACACGTCCGGCGGGTTCATCCACTACTGCGAGTACCCCGTGCTCCAGCAGAACCCGAAGGCCCTGGAGGCGGTGTGGGACTACGCGTACGACCGCGTGGGCTACCTCGGCACGAACACGCCCATCGACCGCTGCTACGCGTGCGGGTTCACGGGCGACTTCGACCCGACCGCGCGCGGCTTCGCGTGCCCGTCGTGCGGCAACGCCGACCCGCGCACGTGCGACGTCGTGAAGCGCACGTGCGGGTACCTCGGCAACCCGCAGCAGCGCCCCATGGTGCACGGCCGCCACGCGGAGATCTCCGCGCGGGTCAAGCACCTGGCGGGACCGCCGTCGTCCACCGCGGACGACGGCGCGCCGACCGCACCGGGCCGGGCTGCGCCGTCGGGCACCGCGTAG